Proteins from a single region of Macaca fascicularis isolate 582-1 chromosome 5, T2T-MFA8v1.1:
- the LOC102126668 gene encoding ubiquitin-conjugating enzyme E2 N-like, which produces MAGLPRRIIKETQCLLAEPVPSIKAQPYESNTHYFHVVIAGPRDSPFEGRTFKLELFLPEEYPIAAPKVRFMTKVCHPNVDKLGRICLDILKGKCSPALQIHTVLLSIQALLNAPNPDDPLANYIEEQWKTNEAQTIETAGAGTRLSAINNI; this is translated from the coding sequence ATGGCTGGGCTGCCCCGCAGGATCATCAAGGAAACCCAGTGTTTGCTGGCAGAACCAGTTCCTAGCATCAAAGCACAACCATATGAGAGCAACACCCATTATTTTCACGTGGTCATTGCCGGCCCCCGGGATTCCCCCTTTGAAGGAAGGACTTTCAAACTTGAACTATTTCTTCCAGAAGAATACCCAATAGCAGCCCCTAAAGTGCGCTTCATGACCAAAGTTTGTCATCCTAATGTAGACAAGTTGGGGAGAATATGTTTAGATATTTTGAAAGGTAAGtgttccccagccctgcagatCCACACAGTTCTTCTATCGATCCAGGCCTTGTTAAATGCTCCCAATCCAGATGATCCATTAGCAAATTATATAGAGGAGCAGTGGAAGACCAACGAAGCCCAAACCATAGAAACTGCTGGAGCAGGGACCAGGCTATCTGccattaataatatttaa